A genomic region of Sander lucioperca isolate FBNREF2018 chromosome 6, SLUC_FBN_1.2, whole genome shotgun sequence contains the following coding sequences:
- the gpr84 gene encoding G-protein coupled receptor 84, producing the protein MLMNYTNQTEDDLFSCYSPSVVGYRYFAVLWGCAVTITGTVGNLMTILAFALDPRLRTRFNVLIINLAVADLLYCTVLQPISIDSYLHLRWRSGQLWCSIFGLLLFLSNSVSIITLCLVAVSRYLLVTKRAVFDRVFSDRGLILLLISAWALGLASFGPLWPVYVFVPQVCTCSFHRTRGRPYSTILLFFYFFVGLGCVGVFYFLIYRRVRIAAQALLRYRFSRRSSRKKPASSAQGTDDSGVESGTAKTCSCEVSSQVDLAQSMDEITCEKSSKSAQSSAKSLISSATNSPPDIVATSPSITPAPTTAAPSSQSATSGDDDEFKRVTRMCFTVFLCFVFCFVPFMLLNIADKQNRAPQVLHMFSANLTWLNSCINPMLYAVMNRQFRQAYHVLLTRAAAPFTCLWTWCSTLRS; encoded by the coding sequence ATGCTGATGAACTACACCAACCAAACAGAGGATGACCTCTTCTCCTGCTACAGTCCTTCAGTCGTAGGCTACCGGTACTTTGCTGTGCTGTGGGGATGTGCCGTGACCATCACTGGTACGGTGGGAAACCTGATGACCATTCTGGCCTTCGCCTTAGACCCACGTCTGAGGACTCGCTTCAATGTGCTCATCATCAACCTGGCTGTAGCTGATCTCCTGTACTGCACCGTACTGCAGCCCATATCAATTGACTCCTATCTACACCTCAGGTGGcgcagtggtcagctctggtgcAGCATCTTTGGcttgctcctcttcctctccaacTCTGTCTCCATTATCACCCTCTGCCTGGTAGCAGTGAGCCGATATCTACTGGTCACAAAGAGGGCTGTGTTTGACCGTGTTTTCTCTGACCGTGGTCTTATTCTACTCCTGATCTCAGCGTGGGCACTGGGCCTTGCCAGCTTTGGCCCTCTCTGGCCTGTTTACGTGTTTGTGCCACAGGTGTGCACATGCAGCTTCCATCGTACCAGGGGTCGTCCCTACAGCACCATCTTgctctttttctacttttttgtgGGTCTGGGCTGTGTTGGTGTATTCTACTTCCTCATTTACAGACGTGTCAGGATTGCCGCACAAGCTCTGCTCCGCTACAGGTTCAGCCGCCGGTCCTCCAGGAAGAAACCAGCTTCTTCAGCACAAGGGACTGATGACAGTGGTGTAGAGAGTGGCACGGCAAAGACATGCAGCTGTGAGGTGAGCAGCCAGGTGGATTTAGCCCAAAGTATGGATGAGATCACCTGTGAAAAATCCTCCAAATCTGCCCAGAGCTCTGCCAAGTCCCTAATTTCATCAGCAACTAATTCTCCCCCTGATATCGTCGCAACATCACCTTCAATCACACCTGCTCCGACCACTGCAGCACCCTCTTCCCAATCAGCAACTTCAGGAGATGATGACGAATTTAAGCGTGTGACACGCATGTGTTTCACAGTTTTTCTCTGTTTCGTGTTCTGCTTTGTCCCCTTCATGTTGCTCAAcatagcagacaaacaaaacCGTGCCCCACAGGTACTGCACATGTTCTCTGCAAACCTCACGTGGCTCAACAGCTGTATCAACCCCATGCTCTATGCTGTCATGAACAGACAGTTTCGACAGGCCTACCATGTGCTGCTCACCAGGGCTGCTGCACCATTCACCTGCCTCTGGACCTGGTGTTCAACACTGAGATCCTAA
- the LOC116065465 gene encoding zinc finger protein 385A-like isoform X1 has translation MWGSGSVNRPGPVPAFLRSPSVIPTPLDMKHFLQFPLESPHPASIGLFHNFNTMDPIQKAVMTHTFGPPMVKTKRQIISCNVCQIRFNSESQAEAHYKGNRHARRVKGIETSKTARLQDGDKQHPPSTVSPSPPGPSPSSPESDPNKQDDTQSFPNSTKLPLTPTHLPTPTLSPVDAECLLLPSVSTPLPPSPSPSAALSTLPADLAAAGPPNAPSPAPSLPSGESEEEKAKKLLYCSLCKVAVNSLSQLEAHNKGTKHKTILEARSGLGPIKAYPRLGPKPSSEQGGELSSDPNTQERTFHCEICNVRVNSELQLKQHISSRRHRDGVAGKPNPLLSRHKKRTDFMELPKTLGAGLLPNPLAVAAAMAAVASSNQLALRPPCPTSHHHPHHHLLQGTHLSLLRPAPGPIRTTHGPILFSPY, from the exons GAAGTGTAAACCGACCGGGGCCGGTCCCTGCCTTCCTCAGGAGCCCGTCTGTCATCCCAACCCCGCTGGACATGAAGCACTTCCTCCAGTTCCCCCTGGAGTCGCCGCACCCGGCCAGCATCGGCCTCTTCCACAACTTTAACACA ATGGACCCCATCCAGAAGGCTGTGATGACACACACCTTCGGTCCACCTATGGTGAAGACAAAGCGGCAAATCATCTCCTGCAACGTCTGTCAAATACGCTTCAACTCAGAG AGCCAGGCAGAAGCCCACTACAAGGGGAACCGCCATGCTCGGAGGGTGAAGGGGATCGAGACATCCAAGACAGCTCGTCTCCAAGATGGCGACAAGCAGCACCCTCCCTCTACTGTTTCGCCCTCCCCACCAGGCCCCTCGCCATCCAGCCCTGAGTCTGATCCTAATAAGCAGG ATGACACCCAGTCCTTTCCCAACTCTACCAAGTTACCTTTGACCCCTACCCACCTTCCAACACCCACACTGAGCCCTGTAGATGCAGAGTGTCTTCTCCTGCCTTCTGTCAGCACACCTTTGCCACCCTCCCCCTCCCCATCTGCCGCCCTGAGCACTCTCCCTGCAGATCTAGCAGCGGCTGGTCCTCCTAACGCCCCGTCCCCAGCACCCAGCCTTCCTTCAGGAGAGTCAGAGGAAGAGAAAGCCAAGAAGCTTCTCTACTGTTCCCTGTGCAAAGTTGCTGTTAATTCTCTCTCACAACTGGAGGCACATAACAAAG gtACCAAACATAAAACCATTCTGGAGGCTCGGAGTGGACTGGGACCCATTAAAGCGTACCCACGCCTGGGTCCTAAACCCAGCTCGGAGCAGGGAGGGGAGCTGTCTTCTGACCCCAACACTCAGGAACGCACCTTCCACTGTGAGATCTGCAACGTCCGAGTCAACTCAGAGCTGCAGCTTAAACAG CATATATCTAGCCGGAGGCATCGGGATGGAGTAGCAGGGAAACCCAATCCTCTTCTCAGTCGGCACAAGAAGCGCACAGACTTTATG gaacttCCAAAAACTCTAGGGGCTGGACTTTTACCAAATCCTCTGGCTGTTGCCGCAGCTATGGCAGCCGTGGCTTCCTCCAATCAGCTGGCACTGCGTCCTCCTTGCCCGACCTCCCACCATCATCCCCATCACCACCTCCTACAGGGAACACACCTCAGCCTGCTGAGACCCGCCCCAGGTCCCATCCGCACTACGCATGGGCCAATTCTCTTCAGTCCCTACTGA
- the LOC116065465 gene encoding zinc finger protein 385A-like isoform X2, whose protein sequence is MILGSVNRPGPVPAFLRSPSVIPTPLDMKHFLQFPLESPHPASIGLFHNFNTMDPIQKAVMTHTFGPPMVKTKRQIISCNVCQIRFNSESQAEAHYKGNRHARRVKGIETSKTARLQDGDKQHPPSTVSPSPPGPSPSSPESDPNKQDDTQSFPNSTKLPLTPTHLPTPTLSPVDAECLLLPSVSTPLPPSPSPSAALSTLPADLAAAGPPNAPSPAPSLPSGESEEEKAKKLLYCSLCKVAVNSLSQLEAHNKGTKHKTILEARSGLGPIKAYPRLGPKPSSEQGGELSSDPNTQERTFHCEICNVRVNSELQLKQHISSRRHRDGVAGKPNPLLSRHKKRTDFMELPKTLGAGLLPNPLAVAAAMAAVASSNQLALRPPCPTSHHHPHHHLLQGTHLSLLRPAPGPIRTTHGPILFSPY, encoded by the exons GAAGTGTAAACCGACCGGGGCCGGTCCCTGCCTTCCTCAGGAGCCCGTCTGTCATCCCAACCCCGCTGGACATGAAGCACTTCCTCCAGTTCCCCCTGGAGTCGCCGCACCCGGCCAGCATCGGCCTCTTCCACAACTTTAACACA ATGGACCCCATCCAGAAGGCTGTGATGACACACACCTTCGGTCCACCTATGGTGAAGACAAAGCGGCAAATCATCTCCTGCAACGTCTGTCAAATACGCTTCAACTCAGAG AGCCAGGCAGAAGCCCACTACAAGGGGAACCGCCATGCTCGGAGGGTGAAGGGGATCGAGACATCCAAGACAGCTCGTCTCCAAGATGGCGACAAGCAGCACCCTCCCTCTACTGTTTCGCCCTCCCCACCAGGCCCCTCGCCATCCAGCCCTGAGTCTGATCCTAATAAGCAGG ATGACACCCAGTCCTTTCCCAACTCTACCAAGTTACCTTTGACCCCTACCCACCTTCCAACACCCACACTGAGCCCTGTAGATGCAGAGTGTCTTCTCCTGCCTTCTGTCAGCACACCTTTGCCACCCTCCCCCTCCCCATCTGCCGCCCTGAGCACTCTCCCTGCAGATCTAGCAGCGGCTGGTCCTCCTAACGCCCCGTCCCCAGCACCCAGCCTTCCTTCAGGAGAGTCAGAGGAAGAGAAAGCCAAGAAGCTTCTCTACTGTTCCCTGTGCAAAGTTGCTGTTAATTCTCTCTCACAACTGGAGGCACATAACAAAG gtACCAAACATAAAACCATTCTGGAGGCTCGGAGTGGACTGGGACCCATTAAAGCGTACCCACGCCTGGGTCCTAAACCCAGCTCGGAGCAGGGAGGGGAGCTGTCTTCTGACCCCAACACTCAGGAACGCACCTTCCACTGTGAGATCTGCAACGTCCGAGTCAACTCAGAGCTGCAGCTTAAACAG CATATATCTAGCCGGAGGCATCGGGATGGAGTAGCAGGGAAACCCAATCCTCTTCTCAGTCGGCACAAGAAGCGCACAGACTTTATG gaacttCCAAAAACTCTAGGGGCTGGACTTTTACCAAATCCTCTGGCTGTTGCCGCAGCTATGGCAGCCGTGGCTTCCTCCAATCAGCTGGCACTGCGTCCTCCTTGCCCGACCTCCCACCATCATCCCCATCACCACCTCCTACAGGGAACACACCTCAGCCTGCTGAGACCCGCCCCAGGTCCCATCCGCACTACGCATGGGCCAATTCTCTTCAGTCCCTACTGA
- the LOC116065465 gene encoding zinc finger protein 385A-like isoform X3 — MKHFLQFPLESPHPASIGLFHNFNTMDPIQKAVMTHTFGPPMVKTKRQIISCNVCQIRFNSESQAEAHYKGNRHARRVKGIETSKTARLQDGDKQHPPSTVSPSPPGPSPSSPESDPNKQDDTQSFPNSTKLPLTPTHLPTPTLSPVDAECLLLPSVSTPLPPSPSPSAALSTLPADLAAAGPPNAPSPAPSLPSGESEEEKAKKLLYCSLCKVAVNSLSQLEAHNKGTKHKTILEARSGLGPIKAYPRLGPKPSSEQGGELSSDPNTQERTFHCEICNVRVNSELQLKQHISSRRHRDGVAGKPNPLLSRHKKRTDFMELPKTLGAGLLPNPLAVAAAMAAVASSNQLALRPPCPTSHHHPHHHLLQGTHLSLLRPAPGPIRTTHGPILFSPY; from the exons ATGAAGCACTTCCTCCAGTTCCCCCTGGAGTCGCCGCACCCGGCCAGCATCGGCCTCTTCCACAACTTTAACACA ATGGACCCCATCCAGAAGGCTGTGATGACACACACCTTCGGTCCACCTATGGTGAAGACAAAGCGGCAAATCATCTCCTGCAACGTCTGTCAAATACGCTTCAACTCAGAG AGCCAGGCAGAAGCCCACTACAAGGGGAACCGCCATGCTCGGAGGGTGAAGGGGATCGAGACATCCAAGACAGCTCGTCTCCAAGATGGCGACAAGCAGCACCCTCCCTCTACTGTTTCGCCCTCCCCACCAGGCCCCTCGCCATCCAGCCCTGAGTCTGATCCTAATAAGCAGG ATGACACCCAGTCCTTTCCCAACTCTACCAAGTTACCTTTGACCCCTACCCACCTTCCAACACCCACACTGAGCCCTGTAGATGCAGAGTGTCTTCTCCTGCCTTCTGTCAGCACACCTTTGCCACCCTCCCCCTCCCCATCTGCCGCCCTGAGCACTCTCCCTGCAGATCTAGCAGCGGCTGGTCCTCCTAACGCCCCGTCCCCAGCACCCAGCCTTCCTTCAGGAGAGTCAGAGGAAGAGAAAGCCAAGAAGCTTCTCTACTGTTCCCTGTGCAAAGTTGCTGTTAATTCTCTCTCACAACTGGAGGCACATAACAAAG gtACCAAACATAAAACCATTCTGGAGGCTCGGAGTGGACTGGGACCCATTAAAGCGTACCCACGCCTGGGTCCTAAACCCAGCTCGGAGCAGGGAGGGGAGCTGTCTTCTGACCCCAACACTCAGGAACGCACCTTCCACTGTGAGATCTGCAACGTCCGAGTCAACTCAGAGCTGCAGCTTAAACAG CATATATCTAGCCGGAGGCATCGGGATGGAGTAGCAGGGAAACCCAATCCTCTTCTCAGTCGGCACAAGAAGCGCACAGACTTTATG gaacttCCAAAAACTCTAGGGGCTGGACTTTTACCAAATCCTCTGGCTGTTGCCGCAGCTATGGCAGCCGTGGCTTCCTCCAATCAGCTGGCACTGCGTCCTCCTTGCCCGACCTCCCACCATCATCCCCATCACCACCTCCTACAGGGAACACACCTCAGCCTGCTGAGACCCGCCCCAGGTCCCATCCGCACTACGCATGGGCCAATTCTCTTCAGTCCCTACTGA